One window of the Janthinobacterium sp. PAMC25594 genome contains the following:
- the leuC gene encoding 3-isopropylmalate dehydratase large subunit, giving the protein MMKTLYDKLWESHVVRAEDDGTTILYIDRHLLHEVTSPQAFDGLSVAGRQPWRISANLAVADHNVPTTSRIDGIADPVSRLQVETLDKNAKHYGLTYFNMNDKRQGIVHVIGPEQGATLPGMTVVCGDSHTSTHGAFGALAHGIGTSEVEHVLATQTLLQKKSKSMLVQVDGALPAGVTAKDIVLAIIGKIGTAGGTGYCIEFGGSAIRALSMEGRMTVCNMAIEAGARAGIIGVDDTTINYVKGRPFSPAGPHWERAVAYWRTLHSDTGARFDFVVTLNAQEIVPQVTWGTSPEMVVGIDGRVPDPDQEKDGVKRDAMEKALVYMNLKPNTAIEDIRIDKVFIGSCTNSRIEDLRAAAAVVRGKYRASNVTLALVVPGSGLVKDQAEREGLDRIFKDAGFEWREPGCSMCLAMNADRLEPGERCASTSNRNFEGRQGQGGRTHLVSPAMAAAAGIAGHFVDVRGLR; this is encoded by the coding sequence ATGATGAAGACGCTTTACGACAAACTCTGGGAATCCCACGTTGTTCGGGCCGAAGATGATGGCACGACAATTTTGTATATCGACCGGCACCTGCTGCACGAAGTCACCAGCCCGCAAGCCTTCGATGGTCTCAGCGTGGCGGGCCGCCAGCCGTGGCGCATTTCCGCCAACCTGGCCGTGGCCGACCATAACGTGCCCACCACCAGCCGCATCGACGGCATTGCCGACCCGGTCTCGCGCCTGCAGGTGGAAACCCTGGACAAGAACGCCAAGCATTACGGCTTGACCTACTTCAACATGAACGACAAGCGCCAGGGCATCGTGCATGTGATCGGCCCTGAACAGGGCGCGACCCTGCCCGGCATGACGGTCGTGTGCGGCGATTCGCACACGTCCACGCACGGCGCGTTCGGCGCGCTGGCGCACGGCATCGGCACGTCCGAAGTGGAACACGTGCTGGCCACGCAGACCTTGCTGCAAAAGAAATCGAAGTCCATGCTGGTGCAGGTCGACGGCGCCTTGCCGGCCGGCGTGACGGCGAAAGATATCGTGCTGGCCATCATCGGCAAGATCGGCACGGCCGGCGGCACGGGCTACTGTATCGAATTCGGCGGCTCGGCCATCCGCGCCCTGTCGATGGAAGGCCGCATGACGGTGTGCAACATGGCCATCGAGGCGGGCGCGCGCGCCGGCATCATCGGCGTGGACGACACCACCATCAACTACGTCAAGGGCCGCCCGTTTTCGCCGGCCGGTCCGCACTGGGAACGCGCCGTGGCCTATTGGCGCACCCTGCATTCGGACACGGGCGCCCGCTTCGACTTCGTCGTCACTCTCAACGCGCAAGAGATCGTGCCGCAAGTGACCTGGGGCACCTCGCCTGAGATGGTGGTCGGTATCGATGGCCGCGTGCCCGATCCTGACCAGGAAAAAGACGGCGTCAAGCGCGATGCGATGGAAAAGGCGCTGGTCTACATGAATCTCAAGCCCAACACCGCCATCGAAGACATCCGCATCGACAAGGTCTTCATCGGTTCCTGCACCAATTCGCGCATCGAGGATTTGCGCGCGGCGGCCGCCGTGGTGCGCGGCAAGTACCGCGCCTCGAACGTCACCCTGGCGCTGGTCGTGCCCGGTTCGGGGCTGGTGAAAGACCAGGCCGAGCGCGAGGGTCTGGACCGCATCTTCAAGGATGCCGGCTTCGAGTGGCGCGAGCCTGGCTGTTCCATGTGCCTGGCCATGAATGCGGACCGCCTGGAACCGGGCGAACGCTGCGCCTCGACCTCGAACCGCAACTTCGAGGGCCGGCAAGGGCAGGGCGGACGCACGCACCTGGTGTCGCCCGCGATGGCGGCGGCGGCGGGCATCGCCGGCCACTTTGTCGACGTGCGGGGATTGCGATGA
- a CDS encoding lipoprotein, with protein sequence MKKLFALLIATVILSGCNTVSGIGRDVQKVGQVVTGAGGK encoded by the coding sequence ATGAAAAAACTCTTCGCCCTGCTCATCGCCACCGTCATCTTGTCCGGCTGCAACACCGTCTCCGGCATCGGCCGCGATGTGCAGAAAGTCGGCCAGGTCGTCACTGGCGCCGGCGGAAAATAA
- the leuD gene encoding 3-isopropylmalate dehydratase small subunit has product MDKFTIYEGLVAPLDRANVDTDAIIPKQFLKSIHRSGFGPNLFDEWRYLDHGEPGQDNSRRPLNPEFVLNEARYQGASILLTRKNFGCGSSREHAPWALDQYGFRAIIAPSFADIFFNNCYKNGLLPIVLSESQVEHLFNEVKAFPGYKLVVDLEQQCVRTSNGSVSYPFEIDAFRKYCLMNGLDDIGLTLRHADDIRAFEERHLNSQPWLANVI; this is encoded by the coding sequence ATGGATAAATTTACGATTTACGAAGGCCTGGTGGCCCCGCTGGACCGCGCCAACGTCGACACCGACGCGATTATCCCGAAGCAATTCCTGAAATCGATCCACCGCAGCGGTTTCGGCCCCAACCTGTTCGACGAATGGCGTTATCTGGACCATGGCGAACCGGGCCAGGACAACAGCCGCCGCCCGCTGAACCCCGAGTTCGTGCTCAACGAGGCGCGTTACCAGGGCGCCTCGATCTTGCTCACGCGCAAGAATTTCGGCTGCGGTTCCTCGCGCGAACACGCGCCGTGGGCGCTCGATCAATATGGCTTCCGCGCCATCATCGCGCCTTCGTTTGCCGATATCTTCTTCAACAACTGCTACAAGAACGGCTTGCTGCCCATCGTGCTGTCGGAAAGCCAGGTCGAGCACCTGTTCAATGAAGTCAAGGCCTTCCCCGGCTACAAGCTGGTGGTGGACCTGGAACAGCAGTGCGTGCGCACCAGCAATGGTTCCGTCTCGTATCCGTTCGAGATCGACGCCTTTCGCAAGTATTGCCTGATGAATGGCCTCGACGACATCGGCCTGACCCTGCGCCATGCCGACGATATCCGCGCCTTTGAAGAGCGTCACTTAAATAGTCAGCCCTGGCTCGCCAACGTCATCTAA
- the leuB gene encoding 3-isopropylmalate dehydrogenase has protein sequence MKIAILPGDGIGPEIVAQAVKVLNVLGESFELETAPVGGAGYAAHGHPLPEGTLALAKAADAVLFGAVGDYQYDNLERQFRPEQAILGLRKNLGLFANLRPAILYPELAGASTLKPEVVSGLDILIIRELTGDIYFGQPRGVRECPDGPFKGQREGFDTMRYAEGEIRRIAHVAFQAAQKRDKRLTSVDKANVLETFQFWKDIVTDVHKEYPDVALDHMYVDNAAMQLVRAPKKFDVMVTGNMFGDILSDAAAMLTGSIGMLPSASLDANNKGLYEPSHGSAPDIAGKGIANPLATILSAAMMLRYSLNREEQANRIEAAVKKVLAQGLRTADIHEAGTTLVGTEAMGDAVVKALG, from the coding sequence ATGAAAATTGCAATCTTACCCGGCGACGGCATCGGTCCTGAAATCGTCGCGCAAGCCGTCAAGGTGTTGAATGTGCTGGGCGAATCGTTCGAGCTGGAAACGGCACCCGTGGGCGGCGCCGGCTATGCGGCCCATGGCCACCCGCTGCCGGAAGGCACCCTGGCGCTGGCAAAAGCGGCCGATGCCGTGCTGTTCGGCGCCGTGGGCGACTACCAGTACGATAATCTGGAGCGTCAGTTCCGTCCTGAGCAGGCGATTTTGGGCTTGCGCAAGAACCTGGGCCTGTTCGCCAACCTGCGTCCGGCCATTTTGTACCCGGAACTGGCGGGCGCTTCGACCCTGAAGCCGGAGGTGGTGTCCGGCCTGGATATCCTGATCATCCGCGAATTGACGGGCGACATTTATTTCGGCCAGCCGCGCGGCGTGCGCGAGTGCCCGGACGGTCCGTTCAAGGGCCAGCGCGAAGGTTTTGACACCATGCGCTATGCGGAAGGTGAAATCCGCCGCATCGCCCACGTGGCCTTCCAGGCCGCGCAAAAGCGCGACAAGCGTTTGACCAGCGTGGACAAGGCGAACGTGCTGGAAACCTTCCAGTTCTGGAAAGACATCGTCACCGACGTGCACAAGGAATACCCGGATGTGGCGCTCGATCATATGTACGTCGATAACGCGGCCATGCAACTGGTGCGGGCGCCGAAGAAATTCGACGTCATGGTGACGGGCAATATGTTCGGCGACATCCTGTCGGATGCGGCCGCCATGCTGACGGGCTCGATCGGCATGTTGCCGTCCGCTTCGCTGGACGCCAACAACAAGGGCTTGTACGAGCCGTCGCACGGCTCGGCGCCCGATATCGCGGGCAAGGGCATCGCCAATCCGCTGGCGACGATTTTGTCGGCCGCCATGATGCTGCGCTATTCGCTGAACCGCGAAGAGCAGGCAAACCGCATCGAGGCTGCCGTCAAGAAGGTGCTGGCGCAGGGCCTGCGCACGGCCGACATCCATGAAGCGGGCACGACTTTGGTCGGTACCGAGGCGATGGGTGATGCAGTTGTAAAAGCGCTGGGATAA
- the asd gene encoding aspartate-semialdehyde dehydrogenase has translation MKLVGLVGWRGMVGSVLMQRMQEEGDFAHIEPVFFTTSNTGGAAPAMAKNETILKDANNIAELSKCDIIISCQGGDYTSAVFPQLRASGWNGYWIDAASTLRMEKDAVIVLDPVNLHVIKDALGKGVKNYIGGNCTVSCMMMGLGGLFQHDLIDWMTSMTYQAASGGGAQHMRELLTQFGTINSSVKALLENPASAILEIDRQVLVTQHGYSPDEIKQFGAPLAGNLIPWIDKDLGNGQSKEEWKAGAETNKILGRGIDFGTREIPVDGLCVRIGAMRCHSQALTIKLKKDVPLDEINDIIASNNQWVKLVPNTREASVRDLSPAAVTGSLTIPVGRVRKMSMGGEYLSAFTVGDQLLWGAAEPLRRMLRILLDA, from the coding sequence ATGAAATTAGTTGGCTTGGTAGGTTGGCGCGGTATGGTCGGTTCGGTCCTGATGCAACGCATGCAGGAAGAGGGCGATTTCGCCCACATCGAACCGGTGTTTTTCACGACGTCGAACACGGGCGGCGCGGCGCCGGCCATGGCGAAGAATGAAACCATCCTCAAGGATGCCAACAACATCGCCGAACTGTCCAAGTGCGACATCATCATTTCCTGCCAGGGCGGCGACTACACGAGCGCCGTCTTTCCGCAATTGCGCGCCAGCGGCTGGAATGGCTACTGGATCGATGCGGCCTCGACCTTGCGCATGGAAAAAGACGCCGTCATCGTGCTCGACCCCGTCAACCTGCACGTCATCAAGGATGCGCTGGGCAAGGGCGTCAAGAATTACATCGGCGGCAATTGCACCGTGTCGTGCATGATGATGGGCCTGGGCGGCTTGTTCCAGCACGACCTGATCGACTGGATGACGTCGATGACCTACCAGGCGGCCTCGGGCGGCGGCGCGCAGCACATGCGCGAACTGCTGACGCAATTTGGCACCATCAACAGCTCCGTCAAGGCACTGCTGGAAAACCCCGCTTCCGCCATCCTGGAAATCGACCGCCAGGTGCTGGTCACCCAGCATGGCTATTCCCCGGATGAAATCAAGCAATTCGGCGCGCCGCTGGCCGGCAACCTGATCCCGTGGATCGACAAGGACCTGGGCAACGGCCAGTCGAAGGAAGAGTGGAAGGCGGGCGCGGAAACGAACAAGATCCTCGGTCGCGGCATCGATTTCGGCACCAGGGAAATTCCTGTCGACGGCCTGTGCGTGCGCATCGGCGCCATGCGCTGCCATTCCCAGGCGCTGACCATCAAGCTGAAAAAAGACGTGCCGCTCGATGAAATCAACGACATCATCGCCAGCAACAATCAATGGGTCAAGCTGGTCCCGAACACGCGCGAAGCATCCGTGCGCGACCTGTCGCCGGCAGCCGTCACGGGCAGCCTGACGATTCCCGTCGGCCGCGTGCGCAAGATGAGCATGGGCGGCGAATACCTGTCCGCCTTCACCGTGGGCGATCAATTGCTGTGGGGCGCGGCCGAGCCGCTGCGCCGCATGCTGCGCATCCTGCTCGATGCGTAA
- a CDS encoding FimV/HubP family polar landmark protein, with protein MLSAAGQPLRAEVELSAVKPGEASSLLAKLAPPDAYRQANVEFNPALNALTFAVENRDGKSFIRISSAQAVAEPMVDLLLELSSKSGRQVREYAFVLDTPEVRQTRGAQVTAPVQPGKGKPAAADTAPAKKAAGEYKVKAGDTLSRIASKLKPSGVSLDMMLVALYRANPDAFRGENMNRMQAGRILAMPGADAVRATDAAEAKGVVTAHAIDFEAYRNKLAGQVSQSKPAKAAQATQSTAGKIGATKVQEKPTAVSESQDKLKLSKAEPAAKSAGKSAVASEEDKIAKAKQVDEAAARVKELEKNVSDLEKLMAVKSKAMADKSAPAPAKPAEAAASAAASAVASAPAEAQPAAPKAKPVPLVKKPSPLEPTITDKISDHLGAIGIGIAALLAAVAALVVARRRKDAPPAPESVAPVLEPEAPVAPSAGLAPEDQQSEASNHLFGTGAAAAGVAAAAGASMLDANETDPVAEADVYIAYGRDGQAEDILKEALRIHPERHAARLKLLEIYSARNDVRAFEDQASELYSLTRGQGEEWPQAAALGLALDPTNPLYGDTEDDAVVSLSKGAGDDLHGQSMDLPDDLAAPAAPAEPASIPVRDTRAPLDFDLDSLDFEPVSTSDPIIMPGPDSKPQTAAHDSQYDASMDFGLDLEPPAGPVNGVGAGLTPLPDPLKDVDLGHFDLDEPVAPAAAPVAATEPSIDSLFDDAQTPATLPEAIPPAQEFDLSGIDLDLNDGKTASVGVDDPLSAIHMEMDTKLDLAIAYQEIGDKEGARELIDEVIKGGSEEQVAKANTMKALLS; from the coding sequence GTGTTGTCCGCCGCCGGCCAGCCGCTGCGCGCCGAGGTCGAATTATCGGCCGTCAAGCCAGGCGAGGCCTCCAGCCTGCTGGCCAAGCTGGCGCCGCCGGATGCGTATCGGCAGGCCAACGTGGAATTCAATCCGGCCCTGAACGCGCTGACGTTTGCCGTGGAAAACCGCGACGGCAAATCCTTCATCCGCATCAGCTCGGCGCAAGCGGTGGCCGAGCCCATGGTCGATTTGCTGCTGGAACTGAGCAGCAAGAGCGGGCGCCAGGTACGCGAATATGCGTTCGTGCTCGACACACCCGAGGTGCGCCAGACGCGCGGCGCGCAAGTGACGGCGCCCGTGCAGCCAGGCAAGGGCAAGCCGGCCGCAGCTGATACTGCACCGGCGAAAAAGGCGGCGGGCGAATACAAGGTCAAGGCGGGCGACACCCTGAGCCGTATCGCCAGCAAACTCAAGCCATCGGGCGTGTCGCTCGACATGATGCTCGTCGCCCTGTACCGTGCCAATCCCGATGCCTTCAGAGGCGAGAACATGAACCGTATGCAGGCCGGGCGCATCCTGGCCATGCCGGGCGCGGACGCCGTGCGCGCCACCGACGCGGCCGAAGCGAAGGGCGTCGTGACGGCGCACGCCATCGATTTCGAAGCCTACCGCAACAAGCTGGCGGGGCAGGTATCGCAAAGCAAGCCGGCCAAGGCGGCGCAGGCGACGCAAAGCACGGCTGGCAAGATCGGCGCAACCAAGGTGCAGGAAAAGCCGACGGCCGTGAGCGAGTCGCAAGACAAGCTGAAACTGTCGAAGGCGGAGCCGGCGGCCAAGTCGGCCGGCAAGAGCGCCGTCGCCAGCGAGGAAGACAAGATCGCCAAGGCCAAGCAGGTCGATGAAGCGGCCGCGCGTGTCAAGGAGCTGGAAAAGAACGTCAGCGACCTGGAAAAGTTGATGGCGGTCAAGAGCAAGGCCATGGCCGACAAGAGCGCCCCGGCGCCCGCCAAACCGGCCGAGGCTGCGGCCAGTGCAGCGGCCAGCGCCGTCGCCAGCGCGCCAGCCGAAGCGCAGCCGGCCGCACCCAAGGCCAAACCGGTGCCGCTGGTGAAAAAACCCTCGCCGCTGGAACCGACGATTACCGACAAGATCAGCGACCACCTGGGCGCCATCGGCATCGGCATTGCCGCGCTGCTGGCGGCCGTGGCCGCACTGGTGGTCGCGCGGCGCCGCAAGGATGCGCCACCCGCGCCAGAGAGCGTGGCTCCCGTGCTTGAACCGGAAGCACCGGTGGCGCCGTCGGCCGGCCTGGCGCCGGAAGACCAGCAGTCCGAAGCGAGCAACCACCTGTTCGGCACGGGCGCCGCCGCTGCCGGCGTGGCTGCCGCTGCGGGCGCCAGCATGCTCGACGCGAATGAAACGGACCCCGTCGCCGAAGCGGACGTGTATATCGCCTACGGCCGCGATGGCCAGGCGGAAGATATCCTCAAGGAAGCCTTGCGCATCCACCCGGAGCGCCATGCGGCCCGTCTGAAGTTGCTGGAAATCTATTCGGCCCGCAACGATGTGCGCGCGTTCGAAGACCAGGCCAGCGAGCTGTACAGCCTGACGCGCGGCCAGGGTGAAGAGTGGCCGCAGGCGGCCGCGCTGGGCCTGGCGCTCGATCCCACCAATCCCCTGTATGGCGATACGGAAGACGACGCCGTTGTCAGCCTGAGCAAGGGCGCCGGCGACGACTTGCATGGCCAGAGCATGGACTTGCCCGACGATCTGGCTGCGCCCGCAGCGCCGGCCGAGCCGGCCAGCATTCCCGTCCGCGATACGCGCGCGCCCCTCGATTTTGATCTCGACAGCCTCGATTTCGAACCCGTCTCCACCAGCGACCCGATCATCATGCCGGGGCCGGACAGCAAGCCGCAGACGGCCGCGCACGATAGTCAGTATGACGCCAGCATGGATTTCGGCCTCGACCTGGAGCCGCCAGCCGGCCCCGTGAATGGCGTGGGCGCCGGTTTGACGCCGTTGCCTGACCCGTTGAAGGATGTGGACCTGGGCCATTTCGACCTCGACGAGCCGGTGGCGCCGGCTGCCGCACCGGTGGCGGCCACCGAGCCTTCCATCGACAGCCTGTTTGACGACGCGCAAACGCCAGCGACCTTGCCGGAAGCCATACCGCCCGCGCAAGAATTCGACCTGTCCGGCATCGACCTGGACCTCAACGATGGCAAGACGGCCAGCGTGGGCGTGGACGACCCGCTGTCGGCCATCCACATGGAAATGGATACCAAGCTGGACCTGGCGATCGCTTACCAGGAAATCGGCGACAAGGAAGGCGCGCGCGAGCTGATCGATGAGGTCATCAAAGGCGGCAGCGAAGAGCAGGTCGCCAAGGCGAACACAATGAAGGCACTCCTCAGCTAG
- the truA gene encoding tRNA pseudouridine(38-40) synthase TruA, producing MQNITTATPLKRIVLGLQYDGTAWHGYQKQEDGQTVQDQLENALEQFARVRLATTCAGRTDTGVHALEQVVHFDTELNRDVHSWVRGVNAFLPKSIAVRWARELSGDPTVNDFFHARFSARARTYHYVLYNNATRSPLVEGRAGFFFRPLDVELMRQAVQPLLGWHDFTAFRAAQCQAKSPVKLMHDIRIERRGDCVIFTITANAFLHHMVRNLVGSLVYIGTGREKPDWLGHLLESKDRHAAAPTFMPDGLYLAQIDYDPKWELPQDSSSALPWF from the coding sequence ATGCAAAATATTACGACAGCAACGCCACTCAAGCGTATCGTCCTCGGCCTGCAGTACGACGGCACGGCCTGGCATGGATACCAGAAACAGGAAGATGGGCAGACGGTGCAGGACCAGCTGGAAAACGCGCTGGAGCAGTTTGCCCGCGTGCGCCTGGCCACCACCTGCGCCGGCCGCACGGACACGGGCGTGCATGCGCTTGAGCAAGTGGTGCATTTCGATACGGAACTGAACCGCGACGTGCACTCGTGGGTGCGCGGCGTCAACGCCTTCCTGCCGAAATCGATCGCCGTGCGCTGGGCCAGGGAGCTGTCCGGCGACCCCACCGTCAACGATTTCTTCCACGCCCGTTTCAGTGCCCGCGCGCGCACCTATCATTATGTGTTGTACAACAACGCCACCCGTTCGCCGCTGGTGGAAGGGCGCGCCGGCTTCTTTTTCCGTCCGCTGGACGTGGAACTGATGCGCCAGGCCGTGCAGCCGCTCCTGGGCTGGCACGACTTCACGGCCTTCCGCGCCGCGCAATGTCAGGCCAAGTCGCCCGTCAAGCTGATGCACGACATCCGCATCGAGCGGCGCGGCGATTGCGTGATTTTTACGATTACTGCGAATGCCTTCCTGCACCACATGGTGCGCAACCTGGTCGGTTCGCTCGTCTACATCGGCACGGGGCGGGAAAAGCCGGACTGGCTGGGTCACTTGCTGGAAAGCAAGGATCGCCATGCTGCCGCGCCCACCTTCATGCCCGACGGCTTGTACCTGGCGCAGATCGATTACGATCCCAAGTGGGAGTTGCCGCAAGACAGCAGCAGCGCCTTGCCCTGGTTTTGA
- a CDS encoding phosphoribosylanthranilate isomerase codes for MPRTRIKICGLTRAEDIQAVVAAGADAIGFVFYPKSPRYVTPEQAAALIAAMPPYVTTVGLFVNASVDEVRATRAVAPLSLLQFHGDETPEHSAALAGAVNTPFTQVFRVKPDTSREDLLEYEQRYRAASPLFSSLLLDTYVDAYGGAGKVFDWSLIPEELAPRVVLSGGLSVQNATDAVVRVRPYAVDISSGVEATKGIKDASRVRAFIAAVQDADAIIARGNHHE; via the coding sequence ATGCCACGCACACGCATCAAGATCTGCGGCCTGACCCGCGCCGAAGACATCCAGGCCGTCGTGGCGGCGGGCGCCGACGCCATCGGCTTCGTGTTTTATCCGAAAAGTCCCCGTTACGTGACGCCCGAGCAGGCGGCGGCCCTGATCGCGGCCATGCCGCCCTACGTGACGACGGTGGGCCTGTTCGTCAATGCCAGCGTGGACGAGGTGCGGGCCACCAGGGCCGTGGCGCCGTTATCTCTGCTGCAGTTTCATGGCGACGAGACGCCGGAACACAGCGCCGCGCTCGCCGGCGCCGTGAATACGCCGTTTACGCAAGTGTTCCGCGTCAAACCTGACACCTCCCGTGAAGATTTGCTAGAATACGAGCAGCGCTATCGCGCCGCCAGTCCCTTGTTCTCGAGCCTCTTGCTCGATACCTATGTGGATGCCTACGGCGGTGCAGGAAAGGTATTCGATTGGTCCCTCATTCCAGAAGAACTCGCGCCTCGGGTCGTTTTAAGTGGTGGCTTGAGCGTACAAAACGCGACTGACGCAGTGGTGCGCGTGCGCCCTTACGCCGTCGACATCAGCAGTGGTGTCGAAGCGACCAAGGGCATCAAGGACGCATCCAGAGTCCGCGCGTTCATCGCCGCGGTGCAGGATGCCGATGCCATCATTGCCAGAGGAAACCACCATGAATGA
- the trpB gene encoding tryptophan synthase subunit beta, whose protein sequence is MNDHTNAPGAAAALFHATDYPFPDLRGHFGPYGGAFVAETLTHALAELKDAYARYSVDPEFLEEFRYELKHFVGRPSPIYHAKRWSEMAGGAQIYFKREDLNHTGAHKINNVIGQALLAKRMGKPRIIAETGAGQHGVATATICARFGLECVVYMGSEDVKRQAQNVYRMKLLGATVVPVESGSKTLKDALNEAMRDWVTNIENTFYIIGTVAGPHPYPMMVRDFQSVIGEECLVQMPEMTGRQPDYVVACIGGGSNAMGIFYPYIDQKDVKLIGVEAAGEGLDTGKHSASLTAGFPGVLHGNRTYLLQDENGQIIETHSVSAGLDYPGVGPEHAWLKDLGRAQYVSITDDEALQAFHDCCHIEGIIPALESSHALAYAAKLAATLPKDQIVLANLSGRGDKDMHTVAERMGLNFS, encoded by the coding sequence ATGAATGACCATACCAACGCGCCCGGCGCAGCCGCCGCATTGTTCCACGCCACCGATTACCCATTCCCTGACCTGCGCGGCCACTTCGGCCCGTATGGCGGCGCGTTTGTTGCCGAAACCCTCACGCATGCGCTGGCCGAGCTGAAAGACGCCTATGCGCGCTACAGCGTCGACCCGGAATTCCTCGAAGAATTCCGCTACGAGCTCAAGCACTTCGTCGGCCGTCCGTCGCCGATCTACCACGCCAAGCGCTGGTCCGAGATGGCCGGTGGCGCGCAAATCTATTTCAAGCGCGAAGACTTGAACCACACGGGCGCGCACAAGATCAATAACGTCATCGGCCAGGCCTTGCTGGCCAAGCGCATGGGCAAGCCGCGCATCATCGCCGAGACGGGCGCGGGCCAGCATGGCGTGGCCACGGCCACCATCTGTGCCCGCTTCGGCCTCGAATGCGTGGTCTACATGGGCAGCGAAGACGTCAAGCGCCAGGCGCAGAACGTGTACCGCATGAAATTGCTGGGCGCCACCGTCGTACCGGTTGAATCGGGCTCGAAGACCCTCAAGGATGCGCTGAACGAAGCCATGCGCGACTGGGTCACCAACATCGAAAACACCTTTTATATCATCGGCACCGTGGCCGGCCCCCATCCTTACCCGATGATGGTGCGCGACTTCCAGTCCGTGATCGGCGAGGAATGCCTGGTGCAGATGCCGGAAATGACGGGCCGCCAGCCCGACTATGTGGTCGCCTGCATCGGCGGCGGCTCGAACGCCATGGGTATCTTTTACCCGTATATCGACCAGAAGGATGTGAAACTGATCGGCGTGGAAGCGGCCGGCGAAGGACTCGATACGGGCAAGCACTCGGCTTCGCTGACGGCCGGCTTCCCGGGCGTGCTGCACGGCAACCGCACCTATCTGCTGCAGGATGAAAACGGTCAGATCATCGAGACGCATTCCGTCTCGGCCGGCCTCGACTATCCCGGCGTGGGTCCGGAACATGCCTGGTTGAAAGACTTGGGCCGCGCGCAATATGTGTCCATCACGGATGACGAGGCGCTGCAGGCTTTCCACGACTGCTGCCATATCGAAGGCATCATCCCGGCGCTGGAATCGTCGCACGCGCTGGCCTACGCGGCCAAGCTGGCGGCCACCTTGCCGAAAGACCAGATCGTACTGGCCAACCTGTCGGGCCGTGGCGACAAGGACATGCATACCGTGGCGGAGCGCATGGGATTGAATTTCAGTTAA
- the trpA gene encoding tryptophan synthase subunit alpha: MSRIATTFANLKSNNKTGLVTFITAGDPGPDATVPLMHALVEGGADILELGVPFSDPMAEGPVIQRACERALAFNVGIHDVFGYVRQFRETNQTTPVVLMGYANPIERIGSAAFIAAAQASGADGAIVVDYPPEECEEFGAAMREAGLDLIFLLAPTSTEERIAQVAKVGGGFSYYVSLKGVTGAGNIDTEQVAERLAAIRQHVKLPIGVGFGIRDGATAKAVAKVADAVVIGSRIIQEIENAPAGGAVDAVRSFTAGIRAALDA; encoded by the coding sequence ATGTCCCGTATCGCCACCACCTTTGCCAACTTAAAATCCAACAACAAGACCGGCCTGGTCACCTTCATCACCGCCGGCGACCCTGGCCCTGACGCCACCGTGCCCCTGATGCACGCGCTCGTCGAGGGCGGCGCCGACATACTGGAACTGGGCGTGCCGTTTTCCGACCCCATGGCCGAAGGCCCTGTCATCCAGCGCGCCTGCGAGCGCGCCCTGGCATTCAATGTGGGCATCCACGATGTGTTCGGCTATGTGCGCCAGTTCCGTGAGACGAACCAGACGACGCCCGTGGTGCTGATGGGTTATGCCAACCCTATCGAGCGTATCGGCAGCGCCGCCTTCATTGCCGCCGCGCAAGCGTCCGGCGCCGATGGCGCCATCGTCGTCGACTATCCGCCGGAAGAGTGTGAGGAGTTTGGTGCCGCCATGCGCGAAGCGGGCCTCGACCTGATCTTCCTGCTGGCGCCCACCTCGACCGAAGAGCGCATCGCGCAAGTGGCCAAGGTTGGCGGCGGCTTCAGCTATTACGTGTCGCTGAAAGGCGTGACGGGAGCGGGAAACATTGATACGGAACAGGTGGCGGAACGCCTCGCGGCCATCCGCCAGCATGTAAAATTACCCATCGGCGTGGGCTTCGGCATCCGCGATGGCGCGACGGCCAAGGCCGTGGCCAAGGTGGCCGATGCCGTCGTGATCGGCAGCCGCATCATCCAGGAGATAGAAAACGCGCCGGCAGGTGGCGCCGTCGATGCCGTGCGCAGCTTTACGGCAGGCATCCGCGCCGCTCTGGACGCCTGA